The Pseudomonas cavernicola DNA segment TTTCCACCGCCCGGCGCAATGGTGGATGGATACAGCACTATCCACCCTACGAGCCGAATGTGATTTGAGGGAAACACCATGAGCAACGTCGACCACGCCGAAATCGCCAAATTCTCAGCCCTGGCCCACCGCTGGTGGGATCGTGAGAGCGAGTTCAAGCCGCTGCACGACATCAACCCGCTGCGGCTCAACTGGATCGACGAGCGCGCCAACCTGGCCGGCAAGAAGGTGCTGGACATCGGTTGCGGCGGCGGCATTTTGAGCGAGGCGATGGCCCAGCGCGGCGCAACCGTCACCGGCATCGACATGGGTGAAGCTCCGCTGGCCGTGGCCCAACTGCATCAGCTCGAGTCAGGCGTCTCGGTGGAATACCGGCAGATCACCGCCGAAGCCCTGGCCGAGGAAATGCCCGAGCAGTTCGACGTGATCACCTGCCTGGAGATGCTCGAGCACGTGCCCGACCCAGCCTCGGTCATCCGTGCCTGTTTCGCCATGGTCAAGCCGGGCGGCCAAGTGTTCTTCTCTACCATCAACCGCAACCCCAAGGCCTATCTGTTCGCCATCATCGGCGCGGAATATATGATGCGCCTGCTGCCGCGCGGCACGCATGACTTCAAGAAGTTTATCCGTCCGTCGGAGTTGGGCGCGTGGAGCCGGGAGGCTGGACTGGAGGTCAAAGACATCATCGGCCTGACCTACAATCCACTGACCAAGCACTACAAGCTGGCCGCCGATGTGGACGTCAACTACATGATCCAGACATTGAAGGAAGCCTGATGCGCCTGCGAGCGGTTCTTTTCGACATGGACGGCACCCTGCTCGACAGCGCGCCGGACTTCATTGCCATCACCCAGGCCATGCGCGTCGCCCACGGCTTAGCACCCCTGACTGAGAAACTGATCCGCGATCAGGTCTCCGGTGGCGCCCGCGCCATGGTCGCCGCCGCCTTCGCCGCGGATCCGCAATCGGCCGAGTTCGAGGCGCTGCGCCTGGAGTTCCTCGACCGCTACCAGGATCACTGCGCTGTCCTGACCCGGCCTTTCGGCGGCATCCTCGAACTGCTGGCTGACATCGAGCAGGCCAAGCTGATCTGGGGCGTGGTGACCAACAAACCCGTGCGCTATGCCGCGCCGATCATGCAACAGCTCGGCCTGGCTGAACGCTCAGCCGTGCTGATCTGCCCGGATCATGTGAAAAACAGCAAGCCCGACCCGGAGCCGTTGCTCCTCGCCTGCACACAACTCGGGCTGGACCCGGCTACCGTGCTGTTTGTCGGTGATGACCTGCGCGATATCGAATCCGGTCGTGCGGCCGGCACCAAGACCGCCGCGGTCACTTACGGCTATATCCACCCGGACGATAACCCGACGCACTGGGGCGCCGACGTGGTGGTCGATCACCCGCTGGAGCTGCGCGCCGTACTCGACCGGGCGCTAGGCAACTGCTGAACGACCGACGTAGGGTGGATTAGCCGCGCAGCGGCGTAACCCACCATCGGCACCGCAAGATGCCGCCTGTGGCGGCATTGGTGGATTACGCTGCGCTAATCCACCCTACGAATGAGAGAGCCTTTACGATGTTTCAATATTCTGCCCGCCCCGACCTGCTGAAAGATCGCGTGATCCTGGTCACCGGCGCCGGTCGCGGCATTGGCGCCGCTGCCGCCAAGACCTTCGCCGCCCACGGCGCTACCGTACTACTGCTGGGCAAGACCGAAGCAAATCTGACCCAGGTGTATGACGAGATCGAAGCAGCTGGCCACCCGCGACCGGCGCTCATTCCATTCAACTTGGAAACTGCCCTGCCGCATCAGTACGACGAGCTGGCCGCGATGGTCGAGAACGAGTTCGGGCGCCTGGATGGCCTGCTGCACAATGCCTCGATCATTGGCCCACGCACCCCACTCGAACAACTCTCCGGCGATAACTTCATGCGCGTCATGCACGTCAACGTGAACGCCATGTTTATGCTGACCAGCACCATGCTGCCACTACTGAAACTCTCGCAAGACGCCTCCGTGGTGTTCACCTCCAGCAGTGTCGGTCGCAAGGGCCGCGCTTATTGGGGCGCGTATGGCGTCTCCAAGTTCGCCACCGAAGGCCTGATGCAGACCCTCGCCGACGAGCTCGAGGGCACCAGCGCCGCGCGCGCCAACAGCATCAACCCGGGCGCCACCCGCACCGACATGCGCGCCCAGGCCTACCCTGGCGAGAAGCCGACGAATAATCCGCTGCCTGAAGAGATCATGCCGATCTACCTCTACCTGATGGGGCCGGACAGCCTAGGGGTCAACGGCCAAGCCTTCGACGCGCAATAACCCAACTCTGTGCCTCCCCTCTCGGCAAAATCATCGGCAGGCCAAGCCCACAACCACCCGGGCTTAGCCTGCCAACAGTCATCCTCGCTGGCGAACACCACCATCTCCCACAAGCAGCCAAGCTAGCGCCGGAAAACCGGCGACTCACTTATGTGATCGACATCACATTGCCGCCTTTCGCCAAACAACCGGCAAAAGATGGCCGATAGCCACCACTCATCAACTGCAAGATATTGAATTTATTCAATTTTAATAAAAATGAACCCAATGGCACGAAATTCGCTCTAACAGCACTGTTGCCGCGTTTCGCGCCAGAGGTTTCTTCATGGTTCCCCCCAGCAAGACCAACACCATCGATTTCGACGCTGCCAAGCTGCAGCGCTTGGGTTTTTCCAGCAACCGCACGCACTCTTTGCGCCCGGTCAGCTTGGCCCAGCTGCGCCAACAGCTGAACCTACAGCTGCAGACCAGCCTGGAAGTCGAACGCATCCTCAGCCTGTTTTTCCGTGAAGTTCAGCGCCTGGTACCACTGGACGCACTGGCCTACCAACAACCGGCCAGCGATCTGCGCCTTGAGCTTGGCGAACGCGCCAACCACTCCGCTGGCTACCGCTTGAGCCATGAAGGCGAGTACCTCGGCGAATTGGTGTTCCGCCGCAACCAGCGCTTCACTGAAGAGGAGCTCGGCCAACTCGAATCACTGCTGGCCAGCCTGCTCTTTCCATTGCGTAACGCGCTGCTCTATCGCGCGGCAGTTCGGTGCGCGCTGCGCGACCCACTGACCGACACCGGCAACCGAATCGCCATGGATCAGGCCCTGCACCGCGAAGTCGACTTAGCCCGACGCAACCTGCAGCCACTGTCGCTACTGATGCTGGATGTCGATCACTTCAAACGGATCAATGACAGCTACGGCCATAGCGCCGGCGACGAAGTGCTCAGAGCACTGGCGACGACCCTGAAAGCCCAGTTACGCAACATCGACATGATCTTTCGCTACGGCGGCGAAGAGTTTCTGATTCTGCTCTCCAACACCGGCCGGGAAGCGGCCGCCATGATCGGAGAGCGTCTGCGCCACGCGGTGCAGGAGCTGCAATGCCTGGCCCAAGGGCAGGCTATTGAGCTCTCCGCCAGCCTTGGCTGCGCCAATCTACTACCCGGGGAATCGGTAGACAGCCTGCTGCGCCGCGCGGACAGCGCGCTCTACATCGCCAAACGCGATGGCCGTAATAGGCTGACCATGGCCGGCTGAGCATGATTTGCTGAAAAACCGCCGCGCGCGACAAACCGCACACAATAAAAAAGGGGCTCAATGAGCCCCTTTTTTACTAGCCAGGATTATTACTCCGGCTTACGACCGCGACCGAAACCCGGTCGCTGACCTTCGCCAGCCGGCGGGCCACGGCGCTTGGCCGGTGCACCAGCGGGTTTACGCGCCGGCCGATCAGCCAGCTCAATGCCTGGCCGCCCCGACTTACCGGCGCTCGGACGCTTTTTGTTGACATCGCTCGGGCGCTCGGCCACTGGTGTGCCTCGGTTCTGCTCACCACGCCCAGCGGCTGGCCGCGGCGTACGCGGACCGCGCTCAGCGGACTCAGAACGCGGACCACTGCGCTGCGGACGCTCACCACCCTCAGGGCGCGGGTTACGACGCTCGCTCGAATCTGAGCGCGGGCCGCTACGCTGCGGACGCTCGCCGCCTTCAGGACGCGGGCTGCGCACCGGCCGCTCGCCACTACGCTGCGGACGCTCATTACCCTCGCCACGCGGAGCCCGAACTGGGCGCTCGCCTGCCTCGGGACGCGGAGCACGGGACGGACGCTCGCCACCTTCGCTGTTCGCTACGGGGCCACCGTGGGCCGGACGCAGGGTTCTCGCCGGGCGCTCGCCACGCCCCACAGGCTTAGCCGATTTACGCTGCATGCGGTCGAGCTTCTCGCGGATCTTGGCCTTCATCCCCTGCTGAACAATAGGCGCCAAGCCTACTTCGGCACTGAGGATGTCCACTTCACCCTGGCTCATTTCGCGCCAGCGCCCCATGGTCAAGTCGGAAGTCAGGAACACCGGCCCGAAACGCACGCGCTTCAACCGACTGACCACCAAGCCCTGAGATTCCCACAGGCGCCGCACTTCACGGTTACGACCTTCCATCACCACGCAGTGGTACCAATGGTTGAAGCCTTCACCGCCGGGCGCTTCCTTGATATCGGTAAAGCGCGCCGGGCCGTCTTCCAACAGCACGCCGTTCTTCAAGCGCAAGAGCATGTCTTCATCGACTTCGCCACGCACCCGCACGGCGTATTCGCGGTCCATCTGGTACGACGGGTGCATCAAGCGGTTGGCCAGCTCACCGTCGGTGGTGAACATCAGCAGACCGGTGGTGTTGATGTCGAGGCGGCCGATATTGATCCAGCGCCCCTCTTTCGGCCGTGGCAGGCGATCGAATACGGTGGGGCGGCCTTCTGGATCGTCGCGGGTGCAGATTTCACCGTCAGGCTTGTTGTAGATCAGCACGCGGCGCGTTGCTTCCGCGGCCTCTTCGCGCTTGAGCAGGCGACCATCGATGGCGATGGCATCATGCAGATCAACACGCTGACCAAGGGTGGCAGCGTTGCCGTTGACCTTGACCCGGCCTTCGCCGATCCAGGCTTCAACGTCGCGGCGCGAGCCAAGGCCCATGCGCGCCAGGACTTTCTGCAGTTTTTCCCCGGCGGGACTGTATTCTTCGGACTCACTCATTCTGGGCACCTCCCGGTGTAACAATCTGGTCACCTGCGGCGAGGACTCGCCGAGGGGCGCGCATCATACGCTGCGCAGCCTATCAAGCCTAGCGCATCTCCCCGCCTTAGCTGGCACCACCCGATGAAAGATCAGTCGCGGGTAGCCTCTTCCTCGTCCGGCAAGGCTTCCTCGTGCTTGTCGCCGTGCTCCGCTTCGGCATCGGCCAGGTCATCGAAATCGGTTTTCAGGCCCTGCTCCATCGAATCCAACTCCGCCAACAAGCTGCTGAAACTGGTTTCATCCCGCGGAGGCACCACCACCTCAGCCAAATCGGCCAGGTCGGCGCGGGCCTGCAAACCCTCCGGCACCGGCAGATCGTCGTCAAAGGCCAGCACCGGTTCCGGCTCCAACTCGCGCAGCGCGGCCAGCGGCGGCAGCTCATCGAGGTTCTTCAGGTTGAAGTGATCGAGAAACAGCTTGGTGGTGGCGAACATCGCCGGCTTACCTGGCACATCGCGATAACCGACGACGCGAATCCACTCACGCTCGAGCAAGGTCTTGACGATATGGCTATTCACCGCCACGCCGCGAATATCCTCGATCTCGCCGCGCGTAATCGGCTGGCGGTAGGCGATCAGCGCCAGGGTTTCCAGCATGGCGCGGGAATAGCGCTGCGGCCGCTCCTCCCAGAGTCGGCCGACCCAAGGCGCGTACTGCTCACGCACCTGCAGGCGGTAACCCGAAGCCACTTCCTTCAGCTCGAAGGCCCGTCCTTCACAGGACTTACCCAGTAGCACCAAGGCCTTTTTAAACACGGCCGGCTCGGGCCGCTCAGCTTCTTCAAACAGCTCAAAAAAGCGTTCAAGCGACTGCGGCTTGCCGGAAGCCAGGAGGAAAGCTTCGAGTAGCGAGGCCAGCTCGCGGGGGTCGGTCAGGTTCATCTTTCGACTCTTTATTCTGCTCGCGCACGCACATGGATAGGCCCAAAGGCTTCATTTTGCACCAGCTCGACCAGGGATTCCTTGATCAATTCGAGCACCGCCATAAAGGTCACCACCACGCCGAGGCGCCCCTCTTCGGCGCGGAACAAGGCCACGAACGGCACAAACGCTCCGCCCTTGAGGCGTTCCAGCACCTCGCTCATCCGCTCGCGGGTCGACAGCGCCTCTCGTGTCACCTGGTGGCTCTCGAACATATCGGCACGGCGCAACACCTCGGCCATCGACAGCAGCAGCTCTTCCAGGCTTACGTCGGGTAACAGCTTGCGCGCCCGCGCTTGCGGTGCATCCAGGCACGGAACCGTATGATCACGACCAACCCGCGGCAATTGATCGATGCCTTCCGCTGCAGCCTTATAGCGTTCGTACTCCTGCAGCCGACGAATCAGTTCGGCGCGCGGGTCATCCTCCTCTTCCTCCGCCTCGCTGGAGCGCGGTAACAACATGCGCGACTTGATTTCGGCGAGCATCGCTGCCATCACCAGGTACTCGGCGGCCAACTCCAGGCGCACGGACTGCATCAACTCGACATAACCCATGTACTGACGGGTAATTTCCGCCACCGGGATATCCAGCACGTCTATGTTCTGTTTGCGAATCAGGTACAGCAGCAGGTCAAGCGGGCCTTCGAAGGCTTCGAGGAACACCTCCAGCGCATCCGGCGGAATATACAAATCCAGCGGCAACTCGGTGACGGCCTTGCCATATACCAGAGCGAACGGTAGCTCCTGCTGCGCGCCGGCTTGGCTGTCTGAAGGATCTACTGGCGATTTGTCCTGCATATATTCCTCTGGATCGGGCATAAGTCGCGCAATTTCGGCCAAGGCCAGAAAGTTGCCACGTCCACATGCTGTGCCAAACTTAAATAGTTAGGAACGTTCACTTCAATGGGTTCTAACAGAACCCTTGGGAGGCGCGCCGTGAAAACATTAACAATGGTCTTCAGTGTTGTTTTGATGTTCGCATGCCTGGCTTTAGTCCAATCGTCTACGTCGCAAGCTGGGATGATCTCGACGCAAGAAGTCGTAGCCGCACAACAGGCCGAGGTCGACCGCGACAAAGTCCGCGAATTTTTGAACCGCGCTAGCGTGCAGGAAAAAATGCAGGCTCTGGGCGTCCAAGCGACGTTTGCCGAAGACCGTGTCGATGCCTTGACGGTGCAGGAAGTCACCCTTCTTGCCCAACGGATCGATGCTCTGCCTGCCGGTGGCGCCCTCAGCACCACCGATATCATGATCATCTTGCTGATCGCCATTCTGATCGCCATAGCCGTCTGAGCTCGGCGTTACCCTAGCCGAGGGGGTAACTCATCGACAGCCACAGGTGCCACTCGGCGTATTCCGGCACCTGCGACTGAATAAGCCGGGGGCGCCGAGTTATCGGTAATTCAAACCCAAGGCCAAACGAACCTCGGTGAGGGTTTCACGCGCTTCATCACGAGCCCGCTCAGCGCCCTCAGCGAGAATGCTGCGCACGAGATCTGGACTGTCCTGGTAATCGATGGCGCGCGCCTGCAAGGGCTTCAGTTCAGCCTGAACCGCCTCGATCAACGGCGCCTTGCAGTCTAGGCAGCCAATTCCGGCGCTTTTGCAGCCCTGCTGCACCCACTCCCGAGTCTCGCTACTGGAGTAAACCTCATGCAACAGCCACACCGGGCAGCGCGCCGGATCACCCGGATCGGTGCGATGAACCCGCGCGGGGTCGGTCGGCATGCGTTTTAGCTTGTCCTCCACCTCCTCGGTTGTATCGCGCAGGTAGATGGCATTGCTATTCGACTTGGACATCCTTCTGCCGTCCAGCCCGGTCATCTTCGGCGTGTCGCTGAGCAGCGCCTGCGGTTCCGGCAGCAAGACCTTACCGCCGCCCTCCAGATAGCCGAACAATCGCTCTTTATCCCCGAGGGTCACGCTCTGCAGCTCTTTGAGCAGCGCGCGTGCGGTCTCCAGCGCCTCGATATCGCCCTGCTCCTGAAAGGCTTTGCGCAGGCTGTTGTAGAGTTTGGCGGTTTTCTTGCCGAGCTTGAGGATCGCCGCCTCGGCCTTGTCCTCGAAGCCCGGTTCGCGGCCGTACAGATGATTGAAACGCCGCGCGACGTCGCGGGCGAACTCGATGTGCGGCAACTGGTCAGCACCAACCGGCACCAGACCGGCGCGATACAACAGGATGTCGGCCGTCTGCAACAAGGGGTAGCCGAGAAAGCCATAGGTGCTGAGGTCTTTGTGGTGCAGTTGATCCTGTTGCTCTTTATAGGAGGGTACCCGCTCCAGCCAACTGAGAGGGCAGATCATCGACAGCAGCAAGTGCAGCTCGGCGTGTTCCGGCACTTGTGACTGGATGAACAAGGTCGCCGAACTGGGGCTGACGCCTGCGGCCAGCCAGTCCACCGCCATCTCCATGACATGCTGGGATATCTGCCCGACCTCATCGTAATCAGTGGTCAGCGCATGCCAGTCGACGATGCAGAAAAAGCATTCGTACTCGTGCTGCAACTTGACCCAGTTCTTCAGCACGCCATGGTAGTGACCGAGGTGTAAACGGCCGCTGGGGCACATGCCCGATAGCACGCGCCGCTGAGAATCAACGAGGCTCAAACAGATTTCCTTTACCGAACCAACAGAAAGCCAATTATAGCCAGCACCTATGCGCCGCCAACAAAAGGCGTCGGATCGCCACAACCAACACGGACAATTTCTGGTTCATCGTCGACCAGGTTGACCACGGTAGAAGCTTCCAGGCCGCCAAAACCGCCATCCAGGATCAGGTCGACCTGATGCTCCAGCACCTGACGCATCTCGTGCGGATCGCTCATCGGTACATCCTCGCCGGGCAGGATCAGGCTGACACTCATCAGCGGCCCACCAAGCGCCTCCAGCAGTGCCTGGGCAATCGGATGGCTTGGCACCCGCAAGCCAATGGTACGGCGCTTGGGATGCAACAGCATGCGCGGCACTTCGCG contains these protein-coding regions:
- the ubiG gene encoding bifunctional 2-polyprenyl-6-hydroxyphenol methylase/3-demethylubiquinol 3-O-methyltransferase UbiG, yielding MSNVDHAEIAKFSALAHRWWDRESEFKPLHDINPLRLNWIDERANLAGKKVLDIGCGGGILSEAMAQRGATVTGIDMGEAPLAVAQLHQLESGVSVEYRQITAEALAEEMPEQFDVITCLEMLEHVPDPASVIRACFAMVKPGGQVFFSTINRNPKAYLFAIIGAEYMMRLLPRGTHDFKKFIRPSELGAWSREAGLEVKDIIGLTYNPLTKHYKLAADVDVNYMIQTLKEA
- the mupP gene encoding N-acetylmuramic acid 6-phosphate phosphatase MupP: MRLRAVLFDMDGTLLDSAPDFIAITQAMRVAHGLAPLTEKLIRDQVSGGARAMVAAAFAADPQSAEFEALRLEFLDRYQDHCAVLTRPFGGILELLADIEQAKLIWGVVTNKPVRYAAPIMQQLGLAERSAVLICPDHVKNSKPDPEPLLLACTQLGLDPATVLFVGDDLRDIESGRAAGTKTAAVTYGYIHPDDNPTHWGADVVVDHPLELRAVLDRALGNC
- a CDS encoding YciK family oxidoreductase, with the translated sequence MFQYSARPDLLKDRVILVTGAGRGIGAAAAKTFAAHGATVLLLGKTEANLTQVYDEIEAAGHPRPALIPFNLETALPHQYDELAAMVENEFGRLDGLLHNASIIGPRTPLEQLSGDNFMRVMHVNVNAMFMLTSTMLPLLKLSQDASVVFTSSSVGRKGRAYWGAYGVSKFATEGLMQTLADELEGTSAARANSINPGATRTDMRAQAYPGEKPTNNPLPEEIMPIYLYLMGPDSLGVNGQAFDAQ
- a CDS encoding GGDEF domain-containing protein → MVPPSKTNTIDFDAAKLQRLGFSSNRTHSLRPVSLAQLRQQLNLQLQTSLEVERILSLFFREVQRLVPLDALAYQQPASDLRLELGERANHSAGYRLSHEGEYLGELVFRRNQRFTEEELGQLESLLASLLFPLRNALLYRAAVRCALRDPLTDTGNRIAMDQALHREVDLARRNLQPLSLLMLDVDHFKRINDSYGHSAGDEVLRALATTLKAQLRNIDMIFRYGGEEFLILLSNTGREAAAMIGERLRHAVQELQCLAQGQAIELSASLGCANLLPGESVDSLLRRADSALYIAKRDGRNRLTMAG
- the rluB gene encoding 23S rRNA pseudouridine(2605) synthase RluB, coding for MSESEEYSPAGEKLQKVLARMGLGSRRDVEAWIGEGRVKVNGNAATLGQRVDLHDAIAIDGRLLKREEAAEATRRVLIYNKPDGEICTRDDPEGRPTVFDRLPRPKEGRWINIGRLDINTTGLLMFTTDGELANRLMHPSYQMDREYAVRVRGEVDEDMLLRLKNGVLLEDGPARFTDIKEAPGGEGFNHWYHCVVMEGRNREVRRLWESQGLVVSRLKRVRFGPVFLTSDLTMGRWREMSQGEVDILSAEVGLAPIVQQGMKAKIREKLDRMQRKSAKPVGRGERPARTLRPAHGGPVANSEGGERPSRAPRPEAGERPVRAPRGEGNERPQRSGERPVRSPRPEGGERPQRSGPRSDSSERRNPRPEGGERPQRSGPRSESAERGPRTPRPAAGRGEQNRGTPVAERPSDVNKKRPSAGKSGRPGIELADRPARKPAGAPAKRRGPPAGEGQRPGFGRGRKPE
- a CDS encoding segregation and condensation protein A, with translation MEVFLEAFEGPLDLLLYLIRKQNIDVLDIPVAEITRQYMGYVELMQSVRLELAAEYLVMAAMLAEIKSRMLLPRSSEAEEEEDDPRAELIRRLQEYERYKAAAEGIDQLPRVGRDHTVPCLDAPQARARKLLPDVSLEELLLSMAEVLRRADMFESHQVTREALSTRERMSEVLERLKGGAFVPFVALFRAEEGRLGVVVTFMAVLELIKESLVELVQNEAFGPIHVRARAE
- a CDS encoding PA2779 family protein translates to MKTLTMVFSVVLMFACLALVQSSTSQAGMISTQEVVAAQQAEVDRDKVREFLNRASVQEKMQALGVQATFAEDRVDALTVQEVTLLAQRIDALPAGGALSTTDIMIILLIAILIAIAV
- a CDS encoding tryptophan--tRNA ligase, whose translation is MSLVDSQRRVLSGMCPSGRLHLGHYHGVLKNWVKLQHEYECFFCIVDWHALTTDYDEVGQISQHVMEMAVDWLAAGVSPSSATLFIQSQVPEHAELHLLLSMICPLSWLERVPSYKEQQDQLHHKDLSTYGFLGYPLLQTADILLYRAGLVPVGADQLPHIEFARDVARRFNHLYGREPGFEDKAEAAILKLGKKTAKLYNSLRKAFQEQGDIEALETARALLKELQSVTLGDKERLFGYLEGGGKVLLPEPQALLSDTPKMTGLDGRRMSKSNSNAIYLRDTTEEVEDKLKRMPTDPARVHRTDPGDPARCPVWLLHEVYSSSETREWVQQGCKSAGIGCLDCKAPLIEAVQAELKPLQARAIDYQDSPDLVRSILAEGAERARDEARETLTEVRLALGLNYR
- a CDS encoding L-threonylcarbamoyladenylate synthase, whose product is MSQFFQVHPENPQARLIKQAVEIIKAGGVIIYPTDSSYALGCHIGDKSAVERIRRLRQLDDKHNFTLVCRDLSQLGLFAKVDTGAFRLLKGHTPGPYTFILSATREVPRMLLHPKRRTIGLRVPSHPIAQALLEALGGPLMSVSLILPGEDVPMSDPHEMRQVLEHQVDLILDGGFGGLEASTVVNLVDDEPEIVRVGCGDPTPFVGGA